One stretch of Macrobrachium nipponense isolate FS-2020 chromosome 16, ASM1510439v2, whole genome shotgun sequence DNA includes these proteins:
- the LOC135195394 gene encoding antho-RFamide neuropeptides type 1-like codes for MRGNILQIRGGTFSRDEKGPSPEKMRGNILQTRGGTFSRDERGPSPEDERGPFPEKQRGNILQIRGGTFSRDERGPSPREDEGGHSSDKGWDLLQRREGTFAREDEGEHSSDKGWDPSSREERGPSPEKQRGNILQIRGGNFSREEKGPSPEKKRGTFFR; via the coding sequence ATGAGGGGGAACATTCTTCAGATAAGGGGTGGGACCTTCTCCAGAGACGAGAAGGGACCTTCGCCAGAGAAGATGAGGGGGAACATTCTTCAGACAAGGGGTGGGACCTTCTCCAGAGACGAGAGGGGACCTTCTCCAGAGGACGAGAGGGGACCTTTCCCAGAGAAGCAGAGGGGGAACATTCTTCAGATAAGGGGTGGGACCTTCTCCAGAGACGAGAGGGGACCTTCGCCCAGAGAAGATGAGGGGGGACATTCTTCAGATAAGGGGTGGGACCTTCTCCAGAGACGAGAGGGGACCTTCGCCAGAGAGGATGAGGGGGAACATTCTTCAGACAAGGGGTGGGACCCTtcctccagagaagagaggggaccTTCGCCAGAGAAGCAGAGGGGGAACATTCTTCAGATAAGGGGTGGGaacttctccagagaagagaagGGACCTTCGCCAGAGAAGAAGAGGGGAACATTCTTCAGATAA
- the LOC135195395 gene encoding filensin-like translates to MRGNILQISGGTFSRDERGPSPEKMRGKFFKQGVGTSPETRGDFPREAEGEHSSDKGWDLLQRREGTFAREADGEHSSDKGWELLQRREGTFSQRREGTFPREAEGNILQIRGGNFSREERGPSPEKRGDLRQRERGDLPQRREGPSPEKERGPSPEERGDLPQRRGGDLLQRREGTFPREERGLSPEKRGDFSREERGPSPEKRGDLRQRR, encoded by the coding sequence ATGAGGGGGAACATTCTTCAGATAAGTGGTGGGACCTTCTCCAGAGACGAGAGGGGACCTTCGCCAGAGAAGATGAGGGGAAAATTCTTCAAACAAGGGGTGGGAACTTCTCCAGAGACGAGAGGGGACTTCCCCAGAGAAGCAGAGGGGGAACATTCTTCAGATAAGGGGTGGgaccttctccagagaagagaggggaccTTCGCCAGAGAAGCAGATGGGGAACATTCTTCAGATAAGGGGTGGGAACTTCTCCAGAGACGAGAGGGGACCTTCTCCCAGAGACGAGAGGGGACTTTCCCCAGAGAAGCAGAGGGGAACATTCTTCAGATAAGGGGTGGGaacttctccagagaagagaggggaccttcgccagagaagagaggggaccttcgccagagagagagaggggaccttCCCCAGAGAAGAGAGGGGCCTTCtccagagaaagagaggggaccTTCCCCAGAAGAGAGAGGGGACCTTCCCCAGAGAAGAGGAGGGgaccttctccagagaagagaggggaccttccccagagaagagaggggactttctccagagaagagaggggacttctccagagaagagaggggaccttcgccagagaagagaggggaccTTCGCCAGAGAAGATGA